The Fusobacterium periodonticum 1_1_41FAA genome includes a window with the following:
- a CDS encoding MBL fold metallo-hydrolase, which translates to MLNEIAKNIYLIEVPLPKNPLKALNCYFIKNGENILVVDSGFDHEESEKVFFGALEELGAQVGKTDMFLTHLHADHSGLALKFKNKYQGKVYCSQIDTDYINKMKHELYADRFVPTLKVMGIEPDFKFFETHPGLVYCIKGKLDTTIVKDGDKIDFGYYNFEVIDLSGHTPGQVGIYDKNHKILFSGDHILNKITPNISFWDFKYEDILGTYLKNLDKVYNMEVDTIYSAHRGIIDNPKLRIDELKKHYADRNAEVYNLLKEVEENSAAQMAAKMHWDYRAKNFEEFPNNQKWFATGEALANLEHLRAIGKADYEFKGGVAYYRIKERT; encoded by the coding sequence ATGTTAAACGAAATTGCAAAAAATATATATCTAATAGAAGTTCCATTACCTAAAAACCCACTAAAAGCATTAAATTGCTATTTTATTAAAAATGGAGAAAATATTTTAGTTGTAGATAGCGGTTTTGACCATGAAGAAAGTGAAAAAGTATTCTTTGGTGCTCTTGAAGAATTAGGTGCACAAGTTGGAAAAACAGATATGTTTTTAACTCACTTACATGCTGACCACTCAGGGCTAGCTCTAAAATTTAAAAATAAATATCAAGGTAAAGTATATTGTAGTCAAATAGACACTGACTATATAAACAAGATGAAACATGAACTATATGCAGATAGATTTGTTCCTACACTAAAAGTTATGGGAATAGAGCCTGATTTTAAATTTTTTGAAACTCATCCTGGACTTGTTTACTGTATAAAAGGAAAATTGGATACTACTATAGTTAAAGACGGAGATAAAATAGACTTTGGATACTATAATTTTGAAGTTATAGATTTAAGTGGTCATACACCTGGACAAGTTGGAATTTATGATAAAAATCATAAAATATTATTCTCAGGTGACCACATATTAAATAAGATTACTCCTAATATAAGTTTTTGGGATTTTAAGTATGAAGATATCCTAGGAACTTATCTTAAAAACTTAGATAAAGTTTACAATATGGAAGTAGATACTATCTATTCTGCTCATAGAGGAATAATAGATAATCCAAAACTTAGAATAGATGAACTTAAAAAACATTATGCTGATAGAAATGCTGAAGTTTATAACTTACTGAAAGAAGTTGAAGAAAACTCAGCTGCACAAATGGCTGCAAAAATGCACTGGGATTATAGAGCAAAGAATTTTGAAGAATTTCCTAATAATCAAAAATGGTTTGCAACAGGTGAAGCTCTAGCTAACTTAGAACATCTAAGAGCTATTGGTAAGGCTGATTATGAATTTAAAGGTGGAGTGGCTTATTATAGAATAAAAGAAAGAACCTAG